One Papaver somniferum cultivar HN1 chromosome 10, ASM357369v1, whole genome shotgun sequence genomic window carries:
- the LOC113316834 gene encoding dynamin-related protein 1E-like produces the protein MEGLIGLVNRIQRACTVLGDYGGDNALPTLWEALPSVVVVGGQSSGKSSVLESIVGRDFLPRGSGIVTRRPLVLQLHKIDDETEYAEFLHIPDKRFTDFSMVRKEIQDETDRVTGKSNKISSVPIHLSIYSRNVVNLTMIDLPGLTKVAIDGQPQSVVQDIENMVWSYVEKPNSIILAISPANQDIATSDAIKLAKEVDPQGERTFGVLTKLDLMDKGTDAVEVLEGRAYRLKHPWVGVVNRSQADIHNNVNMIVARRREREYFATSADYGHLMHKMGSGYLAKLLSKHLESFIRMQIPSIASLINKSIEELEREMNHLGRPVADAGAQLFTILELCRAFDRVFKEHLDGGRPGGDRIYGVFDNQLPAALKKLQFDQHLSLDNVKKVVSQADGYQPHLVAPELGYRRLIEEALSYFRGPAKASADAIHNILKDLVRVSIGETQELRRFPRLQSEIAAASYEALERFHEEGRKTTLRLVDMESSYLSVDFFRRLPQDVEKVENPDASAKDRYTEGHYRRIGSNVFSYVRMVSDTLKNNIPKAVVHCQVREAKMCLLNHFYTQMCKKEGNQLAELLNEDPALAERRQQCAKRLELYKSARDEIDSVAWAR, from the coding sequence ATGGAGGGTTTAATCGGTTTAGTAAACAGAATACAAAGAGCTTGTACTGTTCTTGGTGATTACGGTGGTGATAACGCTTTACCAACACTTTGGGAAGCCCTTccttctgttgttgttgttggcggACAAAGTTCTGGAAAATCTTCAGTTCTCGAGAGCATTGTTGGACGTGATTTTCTACCAAGAGGATCGGGGATTGTTACGCGAAGGCCATTAGTTCTGCAGCTGCACAAAATCGACGATGAAACTGAATATGCAGAATTTCTTCATATACCTGACAAGAGGTTCACCGACTTTTCCATGGTGCGAAAAGAAATCCAAGACGAAACTGATAGAGTTACAGGGAAATCTAATAAGATATCATCTGTTCCTATTCATCTTAGTATTTACTCCCGGAATGTTGTGAATTTGACAATGATAGATCTGCCTGGTCTCACTAAGGTTGCCATAGATGGACAACCACAATCTGTTGTCCAAGATATTGAAAACATGGTTTGGTCTTACGTAGAGAAGCCGAACAGTATCATACTAGCGATATCTCCAGCAAATCAAGATATAGCAACATCTGATGCTATCAAACTCGCTAAAGAAGTTGATCCACAAGGTGAGAGAACTTTTGGTGTGTTGACTAAGCTGGATTTGATGGACAAGGGAACAGATGCGGTTGAAGTTCTCGAAGGACGAGCGTATCGGCTGAAGCATCCTTGGGTTGGAGTTGTGAACCGTTCTCAAGCTGATATCCATAataatgttaatatgattgttgcGCGACGTAGAGAGCGTGAATATTTTGCAACTAGTGCTGATTATGGACATCTAATGCATAAGATGGGTTCAGGATACCTTGCTAAACTACTCTCAAAGCACTTGGAGTCTTTTATCAGAATGCAGATACCAAGTATAGCATCATTGATCAACAAATCTATCGAGGAACTTGAACGGGAGATGAACCATCTTGGTAGGCCTGTTGCTGATGCAGGTGCGCAGTTGTTTACCATCTTAGAACTTTGTCGTGCGTTTGACCGTGTCTTCAAGGAGCATCTGGATGGAGGGAGACCTGGTGGAGATCGTATATATGGAGTATTCGACAATCAGCTTCCTGCTGCATTAAAAAAGCTTCAGTTCGACCAGCATCTCTCCTTGGATAATGTGAAGAAAGTTGTTTCGCAGGCAGATGGTTATCAACCCCATCTGGTTGCTCCTGAGTTAGGTTACAGGCGTCTCATTGAAGAGGCTCTCAGTTATTTTAGAGGGCCAGCTAAAGCTTCTGCAGATGCTATACATAACATACTGAAGGACCTTGTCAGAGTTTCAATTGGAGAAACACAAGAGTTGAGGCGTTTTCCGAGACTTCAATCTGAAATAGCTGCCGCATCATATGAAGCCTTAGAGAGGTTCCACGAGGAGGGTAGGAAGACAACCTTGCGACTGGTGGATATGGAATCCTCTTATCTGTCTGTGGATTTCTTCAGGAGACTTCCTCAAGACGTGGAGAAGGTGGAGAACCCAGATGCGTCCGCTAAGGATAGGTACACAGAGGGTCACTATAGGAGGATAGGATCAAATGTCTTCTCATATGTGAGAATGGTGTCTGATACTTTGAAGAACAATATCCCAAAAGCGGTTGTTCATTGTCAAGTAAGGGAGGCAAAGATGTGTTTACTCAATCACTTCTATACACAAATGTGCAAAAAAGAGGGTAACCAGCTAGCAGAACTGTTGAATGAAGACCCTGCTTTGGCGGAAAGGAGGCAGCAGTGTGCCAAGAGGCTTGAATTATATAAGTCGGCAAGGGACGAGATTGATTCCGTGGCATGGGCACGATGA